From the genome of Tachysurus vachellii isolate PV-2020 chromosome 2, HZAU_Pvac_v1, whole genome shotgun sequence, one region includes:
- the LOC132841495 gene encoding uncharacterized protein LOC132841495 isoform X1, protein MDYTLTMSCLKKQHVSCKARMQHPFNLNSFMDETDREVKNLTDRAFKSLCIGDEAIYNDSELLPSPVDCHKPLAAEIPKKPQENFALDVKKHGVHQPNGMYNRRQQIKNTLKVSSLFAAFAPKKNNDTKMTNGDSWDKSALLSIQTELSEFSSDYQNHLKNEHNDQVKSHCKTSEKGTDNKSYQDIFTTSGKSSKNHHKLRKLNSKNLFLHSEFSPFRSWEDLNRFRLDNVEMFTCSSPDGLYDSQIYRELNSNILHVPETNKRETSQSTSPLLKSKPNLLQFAATVPPVPENHSELNFPKLPDGQIKSLQPQVLLTSSGSFQRCQSEGDICAPWRKNRRRPKLIVQPLSSPACERSNTAEQGAIQNKKEIRTVEEATSLNSTPFNISQLLTPVIPSRQGTGTLEILQTVQSPTEHNIPVLHETEIRPSPDIKREAYKSKASSLLFNLKDNRKRVKATYSPQKFKGLDAADKIKLSPLIEQVATQNTDSKTMSNVQKINMYPLSPETADIQSSQSSGLPLPDDFLGLSLLQAVNKGSKRNPLAKATYPSLNLYQKSSPLEMNTKTISVEVPGSHSTENRNSEQMVSKEYLPDINSKDRQRKHNLTKPDINNANHEYTYLNYVVTADKTLTEKTNVVALKEKHFTTDLTNHNAQMDARSRNQEKFNTGVTFKSDERPIKYNEHHKKETKPKHLFSARQNKYIKNQRYVNVDDDDEDEDDECWQEDVISVVKAKLRKRELKVYMDKNNRMVQDSMDDSVTNDDFTKDNYSIPSKNDLGICTEQELARNDALSMKGNTSAKIALFTLNERSSHTVPVSLKKNIAKDKNELATVALEKRIAEREQGKKLSDLAKQHGEDLPIKGEHKKECMLSLDQKETLGNVIPDSQGRKAISDFTPTSQKIQSMSDIDTNHCDCHVLEVKLAEPYKQEGAAKHSPSRLISTDSDRHDRHGQQGDTSNNMSMASVTEIKNTVCIPRNMHLGQESSVVQDYIDKNLIRVGEYESCIQKKAKRERANSVSEHSKINESQRKENEGSVELSVKHEEFFSTEVKNFNLPKDKGQVKGHVSSLMEKLNREQIVQTLNVQESLSQVDCIKGYPRNSPEDIMGFSEVKEVLTKHDHKAREADSDKEQHEIESKLTMRNEENLENVNKDVTRNKEDKKDVARTKNKDACDVFRKTDQNQIKYKCQGEYSVKEYFIDNFEKSDKTNHACMKAPQMNLLNSDYAPMDKITLHNILNQAEPSSMINDKQFELSVDFTFSHKTEESSSLNKGEDRKCENLDTINPNSNPECNPHNADIAVPPLKDVENSQWVHCLIESARNLTPTCQSNVSSPTLGKPALFKVKDNTFTASPVTKTVRPILHKTAAGVTQPWSPRESLSGSERGEEDIFKDLVDMRTPVQITQPNQTSIHDVYAPSSQSTTDLERKQLMDSSTVPEAEGLQLAISSVSERIESCDMSAGDTVGCLAFNTVPTDSIQGSKAPSERSDSACSGIENQLQGKPPAVPPKTEKTLRRALKLTTKRNQKAEAKCKSERGQSSEKGSCQKHERRHQSNEKVLSNRSYHREHNIDRGISNRNTQEDSSETPLQKSHASERHATEYNKPNSCWKEKDSERKLYSCHSSLITMDDDAKSSVAEEKEHQSHHKDQFDTQNINVDSERLGRTREKYLPNLYYRAHSLDRYSRGKYEHRVLSSEGPASKTNAETSKKFTTAQKAPLQNSIEHTYGSSANNMVSQTFPITQRKLLQDLDSGQYFVVDMPVQVKTKTFFDPETGSYVQLPVQSIEGSVPRAQSVEVMNAPPLMLYHGFVPVPVSSLP, encoded by the coding sequence ATGGATTATACATTGACCATGAGCTGCCttaaaaaacagcatgtgaGCTGTAAAGCAAGAATGCAGCACCCTTTCAACCTGAACAGCTTTAtggatgagacagacagagaggttaAGAACCTTACAGACCGAGCCTTTAAGAGTCTGTGCATCGGTGATGAGGCAATCTACAATGACTCAGAACTTTTACCATCTCCAGTAGACTGTCACAAACCACTAGCTGCAGAGATACCAAAAAAACCTCAAGAGAACTTTGCTTTAGATGTTAAGAAGCATGGAGTTCATCAGCCTAATGGTATGTACAACAGACGacagcaaataaaaaacacattaaaggtGTCATCACTTTTTGCTGCATTTGCACCTAAGAAAAACAATGacacaaaaatgacaaatggGGACTCATGGGACAAATCAGCACTGCTTAGCATCCAAACTGAACTATCAGAGTTTTCTTCAGATTATCAAAACCACCTCAAGAATGAACACAATGACCAGGTCAAGAGCCATTGTAAGACCTCTGAAAAAGGGACTGATAATAAATCATACCAGGACATATTTACTACATCAGGaaaatcatctaaaaatcatcaCAAGCTGAGAAAACTGAATTCCAAAAATCTTTTTCTTCACAGTGAATTCAGCCCATTCCGGTCTTGGGAAGACTTAAATAGGTTTAGACTGGACAACGTGGAGATGTTTACATGCAGTAGCCCAGATGGATTGTATGATTCCCAGATTTACAGAGAACTGAATTCAAACATATTGCATGTGCCAGAGACAAATAAAAGAGAGACAAGCCAAAGCACTTCACCTCTGCTTAAATCTAAACCCAATTTATTACAATTCGCAGCAACTGTACCTCCAGTGCCAGAAAACCATTCTGAGCTAAATTTCCCGAAACTGCCTGATGGTCAAATCAAGTCACTTCAGCCACAAGTCCTGCTGACATCCTCTGGGTCATTTCAGAGGTGTCAGTCTGAAGGGGATATTTGTGCTCCTTGGAGGAAAAATCGAAGAAGGCCAAAACTGATTGTTCAGCCACTTAGTTCACCTGCATGTGAAAGGTCAAACACTGCAGAGCAGGGagcaatacaaaataaaaaggagaTTAGAACAGTGGAAGAAGCAACTTCCTTAAATTCAACTCCATTCAATATTTCACAGCTGTTGACTCCTGTCATACCCTCTAGACAGGGTACAGGAACGTTAGAGATACTGCAAACTGTTCAGTCACCCACAGAACACAACATCCCAGTACTCCATGAAACCGAGATTCGTCCATCACCTGATATCAAACGAGAAGCATACAAATCCAAAGCATCAAGTCTGTTATTTAATCTAAAGGACAACAGAAAACGGGTCAAGGCAACATACAGCCCACAAAAGTTTAAAGGTTTAGATGCAGCAGACAAAATTAAACTGTCTCCTCTGATTGAACAGGTTGCTACCCAAAACACAGATTCTAAAACCATGTCAAATGTTCAGAAAATCAATATGTATCCATTGAGTCCTGAGACTGCCGATATACAAAGCTCTCAATCCAGTGGTTTGCCATTGCCAGATGACTTTTTGGGACTTAGTCTACTTCAAGCTGTAAATAAAGGCTCAAAAAGGAACCCTTTGGCCAAAGCAACATACCCATCTTTAAATTTGTACCAGAAATCTAGTCCTCTAGAAATGAATACTAAGACAATTTCAGTGGAGGTCCCTGGTTCTCATtctacagaaaacagaaattcaGAACAAATGGTGAGCAAAGAATATTTGCCAGACATTAATAGTAAGGATCGCCAAAGAAAACATAATTTAACTAAACCAGACATAAACAATGCAAACCATGAATATACCTACCTGAATTATGTTGTGACTGCAGACAAGACCCTGACTGAGAAAACAAATGTGGTAGCTCTGAAGGAAAAACATTTTACTACAGATTTAACAAACCACAATGCACAAATGGATGCACGTAGTAGAAATCAAGAGAAATTTAATACAGGAGTAACATTTAAGTCAGACGAAAGACCTATCAAATATAATGAACATcacaaaaaggaaacaaaacctAAGCATTTATTTTCTGCCAGACAAAACAAGTATATCAAAAATCAAAGATATGTGaatgtagatgatgatgatgaagatgaagatgatgaatgtTGGCAAGAGGATGTAATTTCTGTTGTAAAAGCTAAGCTAAGAAAGAGGGAATTAAAAGTGTATATggataaaaataacagaatggTACAGGATTCTATGGATGATAGTGTTACAAATGATGACTTTACAAAAGATAATTATTCTATACCCTCTAAGAATGATCTAGGTATATGCACTGAACAAGAATTAGCCAGAAATGATGCCTTATCTATGAAAGGAAACACGTCAGCAAAAATAGCATTGTTTACTTTAAATGAAAGGTCCTCACATACAGTCCCAGTCTCATTGAAAAAGAACATAGCAAAGGATAAGAATGAACTAGCCACAGTGGCTTTAGAGAAAAGGATTGCTGAAAGAGAACAGGGAAAAAAGCTAAGTGATTTAGCTAAGCAACATGGAGAAGATTTACCCATTAAAGGAGAGCACAAAAAAGAGTGTATGCTATCATTGGACCAGAAGGAAACATTAGGAAATGTTATACCAGACAGCCAAGGTCGGAAGGCCATTTCTGATTTCACACCAACTAGCCAAAAGATTCAAAGTATGTCAGATATAGACACCAATCATTGTGACTGTCATGTGCTTGAGGTAAAATTAGCTGAACCTTATAAGCAAGAGGGTGCTGCTAAGCACAGCCCAAGTAGACTGATATCCACAGATAGTGACAGACATGATAGACATGGTCAACAAGGTGACACAAGCAATAACATGTCAATGGCTAGTGtaactgaaattaaaaacacagtgtgtataCCTAGAAATATGCACCTTGGTCAAGAAAGCTCAGTGGTCCAGGACTATATTGACAAGAATCTCATTAGAGTTGGTGAGTATGAGTCATGTATTCAGAAAAAAGctaaaagagaaagagcaaatTCTGTAAGTGAACacagcaaaataaatgaaagtcaaagaaaggaaaatgaagGAAGTGTTGAGCTATCTGTGAAACATGAAGAATTTTTCAGCACAGAAGTCAAGAATTTTAATCTACCAAAGGATAAAGGACAAGTAAAGGGCCATGTATCATCACTTATGGAAAAACTCAACAGAGAACAAATAGTGCAAACTTTAAATGTCCAAGAAAGTTTGAGTCAAGTAGATTGTATCAAGGGCTACCCCAGAAATTCACCAGAGGATATAATGGGTTTTTCTGAAGTTAAAGAAGTTTTGACAAAACATGACCATAAAGCAAGAGAGGCAGATTCAGACAAGGAACAACATGAGATAGAGTCAAAACTCACAatgagaaatgaagaaaatctAGAAAATGTTAACAAAGATGTTACAAGAAATAAAGAGGATAAAAAAGATGTGGCTAGAACAAAGAATAAAGATGCTTGTGATGTTTTCAGAAAAACAGATCAAAACCAGATCAAATACAAATGCCAAGGTGAATACTCTGTCAAAGAGTATTTCATTGATAATTTTGAGAAATCAGACAAAACTAACCATGCATGTATGAAGGCACCACAAATGAATTTGTTAAATTCTGATTATGCTCCCATGGATAAGATAACCCTTCACAATATTCTCAATCAAGCTGAACCTTCAtcaatgataaatgataaacaatTTGAACTATCAGTGGACTTCAccttttcacacaaaacagaAGAGTCATCATCTCTGAATAAAGGTGAAGATAGAAAATGTGAGAATTTAGATACAATTAATCCCAATAGCAACCCTGAATGTAACCCACATAATGCAGACATAGCAGTTCCACCACTAAAAGATGTGGAAAATTCCCAGTGGGTGCACTGTTTGATAGAATCAGCTCGCAATCTAACACCAACATGCCAGTCCAATGTCTCTTCTCCCACACTGGGGAAGCCTGCATTATTTAAAGTGAAAGACAACACATTCACTGCATCTCCTGTTACCAAAACAGTAAGACCCATTCTCCATAAAACTGCTGCTGGAGTTACACAGCCATGGTCTCCTAGAGAAAGTTTAAGTGGGTCTGAAAGGGGTGAAGAAGACATTTTCAAGGACCTTGTGGACATGCGAACACCTGTACAGATAACCCAGCCAAACCAGACATCAATACATGATGTATATGCTCCATCATCTCAGTCCACCACAGATCTGGAGAGAAAACAGCTAATGGACAGTTCCACAGTTCCAGAAGCAGAGGGCTTGCAATTGGCTATAAGCTCAGTTTCAGAGAGAATAGAAAGCTGTGACATGAGTGCAGGAGACACTGTGGGGTGCCTTGCATTTAACACTGTACCTACAGACAGCATACAGGGATCAAAGGCACCAAGTGAGAGATCTGATTCAGCCTGTAGTGGTATTGAAAATCAGCTTCAGGGCAAACCACCTGCTGTCCCCCCAAAAACAGAGAAAACCCTACGTCGTGCCTTGAAGCTGACTACaaaaagaaaccagaaagcGGAAGCTAAATGTAAATCAGAGCGTGGCCAGAGCAGCGAGAAGGGTTCCTGCCAGAAACATGAGAGGAGGCATCAAAGTAATGAAAAGGTTCTCAGTAACAGATCATATCATCGAGAGCATAATATTGACAGAGGTATAAGTAATCGAAACACTCAAGAGGACAGCAGTGAGACACCTCTTCAAAAGAGTCACGCAAGTGAAAGGCATGCAACAGAGTATAATAAACCAAACAGCTGTTGGAAGGAGAAAGATTCTGAAAGGAAACTTTATAGTTGTCATAGCAGTCTAATCACGATGGATGATGATGCAAAGAGCAGTGTGgctgaagaaaaagaacatcaatCCCATCACAAAGATCAGTTTGATACCCAGAATATAAATGTTGACAGTGAGAGATTAGGACGTACTAGAGAGAAATACCTACCAAATCTGTACTACAGGGCTCATAGTTTGGACAGATATTCACGTGGCAAATATGAGCATAGAGTACTTAGCTCTGAAGGTCCTGCCTCTAAAACCAATGCTGAGACATCAAAGAAGTTCACCACTGCACAAAAAGCACCATTACAAAACAGCATTGAGCATACTTATGGCTCTTCAGCAAACAACATGGTATCACAAACTTTCCCAATAACCCAAAGGAAGCTTCTGCAGGATCTTGATTCTGGACAGTATTTTGTGGTGGACATGCCAGTGCAGGTCAAGACAAAAACCTTCTTTGATCCAGAAACAGGAAGCTATGTTCAACTGCCAGTTCAGTCAATTGAAGGGTCTGTACCAAGGGCACAATCTGTAGAAGTTATGAATGCACCACCACTGATGCTATATCATGGCTTTGTTCCAGTGCCTGTGTCATCCTTACCATAA
- the LOC132841495 gene encoding uncharacterized protein LOC132841495 isoform X2, whose translation MFTCSSPDGLYDSQIYRELNSNILHVPETNKRETSQSTSPLLKSKPNLLQFAATVPPVPENHSELNFPKLPDGQIKSLQPQVLLTSSGSFQRCQSEGDICAPWRKNRRRPKLIVQPLSSPACERSNTAEQGAIQNKKEIRTVEEATSLNSTPFNISQLLTPVIPSRQGTGTLEILQTVQSPTEHNIPVLHETEIRPSPDIKREAYKSKASSLLFNLKDNRKRVKATYSPQKFKGLDAADKIKLSPLIEQVATQNTDSKTMSNVQKINMYPLSPETADIQSSQSSGLPLPDDFLGLSLLQAVNKGSKRNPLAKATYPSLNLYQKSSPLEMNTKTISVEVPGSHSTENRNSEQMVSKEYLPDINSKDRQRKHNLTKPDINNANHEYTYLNYVVTADKTLTEKTNVVALKEKHFTTDLTNHNAQMDARSRNQEKFNTGVTFKSDERPIKYNEHHKKETKPKHLFSARQNKYIKNQRYVNVDDDDEDEDDECWQEDVISVVKAKLRKRELKVYMDKNNRMVQDSMDDSVTNDDFTKDNYSIPSKNDLGICTEQELARNDALSMKGNTSAKIALFTLNERSSHTVPVSLKKNIAKDKNELATVALEKRIAEREQGKKLSDLAKQHGEDLPIKGEHKKECMLSLDQKETLGNVIPDSQGRKAISDFTPTSQKIQSMSDIDTNHCDCHVLEVKLAEPYKQEGAAKHSPSRLISTDSDRHDRHGQQGDTSNNMSMASVTEIKNTVCIPRNMHLGQESSVVQDYIDKNLIRVGEYESCIQKKAKRERANSVSEHSKINESQRKENEGSVELSVKHEEFFSTEVKNFNLPKDKGQVKGHVSSLMEKLNREQIVQTLNVQESLSQVDCIKGYPRNSPEDIMGFSEVKEVLTKHDHKAREADSDKEQHEIESKLTMRNEENLENVNKDVTRNKEDKKDVARTKNKDACDVFRKTDQNQIKYKCQGEYSVKEYFIDNFEKSDKTNHACMKAPQMNLLNSDYAPMDKITLHNILNQAEPSSMINDKQFELSVDFTFSHKTEESSSLNKGEDRKCENLDTINPNSNPECNPHNADIAVPPLKDVENSQWVHCLIESARNLTPTCQSNVSSPTLGKPALFKVKDNTFTASPVTKTVRPILHKTAAGVTQPWSPRESLSGSERGEEDIFKDLVDMRTPVQITQPNQTSIHDVYAPSSQSTTDLERKQLMDSSTVPEAEGLQLAISSVSERIESCDMSAGDTVGCLAFNTVPTDSIQGSKAPSERSDSACSGIENQLQGKPPAVPPKTEKTLRRALKLTTKRNQKAEAKCKSERGQSSEKGSCQKHERRHQSNEKVLSNRSYHREHNIDRGISNRNTQEDSSETPLQKSHASERHATEYNKPNSCWKEKDSERKLYSCHSSLITMDDDAKSSVAEEKEHQSHHKDQFDTQNINVDSERLGRTREKYLPNLYYRAHSLDRYSRGKYEHRVLSSEGPASKTNAETSKKFTTAQKAPLQNSIEHTYGSSANNMVSQTFPITQRKLLQDLDSGQYFVVDMPVQVKTKTFFDPETGSYVQLPVQSIEGSVPRAQSVEVMNAPPLMLYHGFVPVPVSSLP comes from the coding sequence ATGTTTACATGCAGTAGCCCAGATGGATTGTATGATTCCCAGATTTACAGAGAACTGAATTCAAACATATTGCATGTGCCAGAGACAAATAAAAGAGAGACAAGCCAAAGCACTTCACCTCTGCTTAAATCTAAACCCAATTTATTACAATTCGCAGCAACTGTACCTCCAGTGCCAGAAAACCATTCTGAGCTAAATTTCCCGAAACTGCCTGATGGTCAAATCAAGTCACTTCAGCCACAAGTCCTGCTGACATCCTCTGGGTCATTTCAGAGGTGTCAGTCTGAAGGGGATATTTGTGCTCCTTGGAGGAAAAATCGAAGAAGGCCAAAACTGATTGTTCAGCCACTTAGTTCACCTGCATGTGAAAGGTCAAACACTGCAGAGCAGGGagcaatacaaaataaaaaggagaTTAGAACAGTGGAAGAAGCAACTTCCTTAAATTCAACTCCATTCAATATTTCACAGCTGTTGACTCCTGTCATACCCTCTAGACAGGGTACAGGAACGTTAGAGATACTGCAAACTGTTCAGTCACCCACAGAACACAACATCCCAGTACTCCATGAAACCGAGATTCGTCCATCACCTGATATCAAACGAGAAGCATACAAATCCAAAGCATCAAGTCTGTTATTTAATCTAAAGGACAACAGAAAACGGGTCAAGGCAACATACAGCCCACAAAAGTTTAAAGGTTTAGATGCAGCAGACAAAATTAAACTGTCTCCTCTGATTGAACAGGTTGCTACCCAAAACACAGATTCTAAAACCATGTCAAATGTTCAGAAAATCAATATGTATCCATTGAGTCCTGAGACTGCCGATATACAAAGCTCTCAATCCAGTGGTTTGCCATTGCCAGATGACTTTTTGGGACTTAGTCTACTTCAAGCTGTAAATAAAGGCTCAAAAAGGAACCCTTTGGCCAAAGCAACATACCCATCTTTAAATTTGTACCAGAAATCTAGTCCTCTAGAAATGAATACTAAGACAATTTCAGTGGAGGTCCCTGGTTCTCATtctacagaaaacagaaattcaGAACAAATGGTGAGCAAAGAATATTTGCCAGACATTAATAGTAAGGATCGCCAAAGAAAACATAATTTAACTAAACCAGACATAAACAATGCAAACCATGAATATACCTACCTGAATTATGTTGTGACTGCAGACAAGACCCTGACTGAGAAAACAAATGTGGTAGCTCTGAAGGAAAAACATTTTACTACAGATTTAACAAACCACAATGCACAAATGGATGCACGTAGTAGAAATCAAGAGAAATTTAATACAGGAGTAACATTTAAGTCAGACGAAAGACCTATCAAATATAATGAACATcacaaaaaggaaacaaaacctAAGCATTTATTTTCTGCCAGACAAAACAAGTATATCAAAAATCAAAGATATGTGaatgtagatgatgatgatgaagatgaagatgatgaatgtTGGCAAGAGGATGTAATTTCTGTTGTAAAAGCTAAGCTAAGAAAGAGGGAATTAAAAGTGTATATggataaaaataacagaatggTACAGGATTCTATGGATGATAGTGTTACAAATGATGACTTTACAAAAGATAATTATTCTATACCCTCTAAGAATGATCTAGGTATATGCACTGAACAAGAATTAGCCAGAAATGATGCCTTATCTATGAAAGGAAACACGTCAGCAAAAATAGCATTGTTTACTTTAAATGAAAGGTCCTCACATACAGTCCCAGTCTCATTGAAAAAGAACATAGCAAAGGATAAGAATGAACTAGCCACAGTGGCTTTAGAGAAAAGGATTGCTGAAAGAGAACAGGGAAAAAAGCTAAGTGATTTAGCTAAGCAACATGGAGAAGATTTACCCATTAAAGGAGAGCACAAAAAAGAGTGTATGCTATCATTGGACCAGAAGGAAACATTAGGAAATGTTATACCAGACAGCCAAGGTCGGAAGGCCATTTCTGATTTCACACCAACTAGCCAAAAGATTCAAAGTATGTCAGATATAGACACCAATCATTGTGACTGTCATGTGCTTGAGGTAAAATTAGCTGAACCTTATAAGCAAGAGGGTGCTGCTAAGCACAGCCCAAGTAGACTGATATCCACAGATAGTGACAGACATGATAGACATGGTCAACAAGGTGACACAAGCAATAACATGTCAATGGCTAGTGtaactgaaattaaaaacacagtgtgtataCCTAGAAATATGCACCTTGGTCAAGAAAGCTCAGTGGTCCAGGACTATATTGACAAGAATCTCATTAGAGTTGGTGAGTATGAGTCATGTATTCAGAAAAAAGctaaaagagaaagagcaaatTCTGTAAGTGAACacagcaaaataaatgaaagtcaaagaaaggaaaatgaagGAAGTGTTGAGCTATCTGTGAAACATGAAGAATTTTTCAGCACAGAAGTCAAGAATTTTAATCTACCAAAGGATAAAGGACAAGTAAAGGGCCATGTATCATCACTTATGGAAAAACTCAACAGAGAACAAATAGTGCAAACTTTAAATGTCCAAGAAAGTTTGAGTCAAGTAGATTGTATCAAGGGCTACCCCAGAAATTCACCAGAGGATATAATGGGTTTTTCTGAAGTTAAAGAAGTTTTGACAAAACATGACCATAAAGCAAGAGAGGCAGATTCAGACAAGGAACAACATGAGATAGAGTCAAAACTCACAatgagaaatgaagaaaatctAGAAAATGTTAACAAAGATGTTACAAGAAATAAAGAGGATAAAAAAGATGTGGCTAGAACAAAGAATAAAGATGCTTGTGATGTTTTCAGAAAAACAGATCAAAACCAGATCAAATACAAATGCCAAGGTGAATACTCTGTCAAAGAGTATTTCATTGATAATTTTGAGAAATCAGACAAAACTAACCATGCATGTATGAAGGCACCACAAATGAATTTGTTAAATTCTGATTATGCTCCCATGGATAAGATAACCCTTCACAATATTCTCAATCAAGCTGAACCTTCAtcaatgataaatgataaacaatTTGAACTATCAGTGGACTTCAccttttcacacaaaacagaAGAGTCATCATCTCTGAATAAAGGTGAAGATAGAAAATGTGAGAATTTAGATACAATTAATCCCAATAGCAACCCTGAATGTAACCCACATAATGCAGACATAGCAGTTCCACCACTAAAAGATGTGGAAAATTCCCAGTGGGTGCACTGTTTGATAGAATCAGCTCGCAATCTAACACCAACATGCCAGTCCAATGTCTCTTCTCCCACACTGGGGAAGCCTGCATTATTTAAAGTGAAAGACAACACATTCACTGCATCTCCTGTTACCAAAACAGTAAGACCCATTCTCCATAAAACTGCTGCTGGAGTTACACAGCCATGGTCTCCTAGAGAAAGTTTAAGTGGGTCTGAAAGGGGTGAAGAAGACATTTTCAAGGACCTTGTGGACATGCGAACACCTGTACAGATAACCCAGCCAAACCAGACATCAATACATGATGTATATGCTCCATCATCTCAGTCCACCACAGATCTGGAGAGAAAACAGCTAATGGACAGTTCCACAGTTCCAGAAGCAGAGGGCTTGCAATTGGCTATAAGCTCAGTTTCAGAGAGAATAGAAAGCTGTGACATGAGTGCAGGAGACACTGTGGGGTGCCTTGCATTTAACACTGTACCTACAGACAGCATACAGGGATCAAAGGCACCAAGTGAGAGATCTGATTCAGCCTGTAGTGGTATTGAAAATCAGCTTCAGGGCAAACCACCTGCTGTCCCCCCAAAAACAGAGAAAACCCTACGTCGTGCCTTGAAGCTGACTACaaaaagaaaccagaaagcGGAAGCTAAATGTAAATCAGAGCGTGGCCAGAGCAGCGAGAAGGGTTCCTGCCAGAAACATGAGAGGAGGCATCAAAGTAATGAAAAGGTTCTCAGTAACAGATCATATCATCGAGAGCATAATATTGACAGAGGTATAAGTAATCGAAACACTCAAGAGGACAGCAGTGAGACACCTCTTCAAAAGAGTCACGCAAGTGAAAGGCATGCAACAGAGTATAATAAACCAAACAGCTGTTGGAAGGAGAAAGATTCTGAAAGGAAACTTTATAGTTGTCATAGCAGTCTAATCACGATGGATGATGATGCAAAGAGCAGTGTGgctgaagaaaaagaacatcaatCCCATCACAAAGATCAGTTTGATACCCAGAATATAAATGTTGACAGTGAGAGATTAGGACGTACTAGAGAGAAATACCTACCAAATCTGTACTACAGGGCTCATAGTTTGGACAGATATTCACGTGGCAAATATGAGCATAGAGTACTTAGCTCTGAAGGTCCTGCCTCTAAAACCAATGCTGAGACATCAAAGAAGTTCACCACTGCACAAAAAGCACCATTACAAAACAGCATTGAGCATACTTATGGCTCTTCAGCAAACAACATGGTATCACAAACTTTCCCAATAACCCAAAGGAAGCTTCTGCAGGATCTTGATTCTGGACAGTATTTTGTGGTGGACATGCCAGTGCAGGTCAAGACAAAAACCTTCTTTGATCCAGAAACAGGAAGCTATGTTCAACTGCCAGTTCAGTCAATTGAAGGGTCTGTACCAAGGGCACAATCTGTAGAAGTTATGAATGCACCACCACTGATGCTATATCATGGCTTTGTTCCAGTGCCTGTGTCATCCTTACCATAA